Part of the Cystobacter ferrugineus genome, GTGGGGTCCGTCGGGTCGGTTGGGTCCGTCGGATTCGAGGGATTCGACGGATCCTCTCCGCCCTGCTGGGGAGGAGGTGGCCAGGACGGCCCTCCCGTGGAGGGAATGTGCTCATCGGGCGGGGCCAGAGGAGCATTCCCACAGGCGAGGGAAGAGGCGAGGGCGCCAAGGGCAACGAGGTGCCGGAAGGTCAGCACGGGTCCACCTGCGGAGGAGTGGGGAGGGGGAGAAGCGGGAGAGGGGAGCGGGGGTCAGACGAGCCCGTCGAGCGGGCCGGTGGAGCGCGAGGCGTCGCCGAAGGTGTCGAGCGTGAGGCCCATGCCCTGGCAGACCGAGGTGAGCAGCTTCTGGTGCGGCGCGCTGCTGTAGCGCAGGTAGCGCCCGAAGCGGAACGGCGTCCCCGAGCCCCCGGCGAGGATGAAGGGCACCGAGCGGCAGGTGTGCAGCCGGCTGTCCCCGAGCTCCTTGGCCCAGACCACGATCGTGGAGTCGAGCAGCGTGCCCCCCGTGGTGCTCGAGAGATCCGGGCGGGCCTGGAGCGCGTCGATCAGATAGGCGAACTGCTCGGCGAACCAGCGCTCGCACTTGACGAAGCTCGCGACGCCCGCCGTGTTCGAGTCCACCTTGTGCGACAGCTCGTGGTGGGCTTCCGAGGCCCCCGCCCAGGTGAAGACCTGGGGGGCGATGGTGTGGGCCCACTGCAGGGAGGCCACGCGCGTCATGCCGCAGGCGAGCGCGTTCACCAGCAGATCCATCTGCATCTTCCCCACCGTGGGGAAGTTGGCGTTGGCCTTGGCATCGATGATCGCGGGAGCCTGGCCCGGCGAGCATGCGGTGGTGCTGGCCGCCGCCAGGGCCTGTTCCGTCTGGCGCAGGGCCTCGATGTGCTGCTCGAGCTTGATCCTCTCCTCCGAGCCCACCTGCGTGGACAGGGCCGAGAGATCGGTGCGCGCCACGTCCAGCATGCTCTTGCGGCGGCGCAGCAGCCTTTCCGCCTCGCCCGAGGAGCTCCCGGCCGTGCCGAAGAGGCGCTGGTAGGCATTGAGCGGCACGTCCTCGGGGGACACGAAGACGCCCGGCGCCGAATAGGACATGCGCGTGGAGCGCGAGGAGCCCCAGAGACTCGTCTGGACACCGAACTCCAGCGACTTGAAGCGCGAGCCCTGGCCCAGCTTGTTCGCGATATACTGGTCGATGGACATGCCCGCGGTGGCGCTGCTCGCCGTGCCGCTGCCGGTGAGCATGTGGGCCATGCCCGGATCGTGGTTGTCCGCCCCCACGAAATCGAGCCCATCACAGACGAGCAGCTTGGAGCGCAGCCGGTTGAGGGGCTCGAGAATGCTGCCCGCGGCGAACGTGAAGCTCGTTTCGGTGCCCGTGGGCCGCCAATGCTTGTGCACCGTGCCATTGGGCGTGAAGAAGACGATGAGCCTCTTGGCCACGGTGGGAGTCGCCGCCTGGGCCTCGCCATTGAGCAGCCGTACCAGGGGTGACGCCAGCAGGGTGGCGCCAATTCCCGCAGTGAATTGCCTTCGCCCCAATCGCCTCATCGCACCGACTCCATCCGTCACTGCGTGGTTACAGCTCGTGGGTCTTCCGGCCAGGTCCGACGTCAATCCCTCTCCCGGAAGTCGGGCCTGACGAGGCGGTGTGGACTCCCCTCTAGTCGGGCCTTGCTCCGATTGATAACTAATAAAACCTGACGGTTCTGTCCATGAGTCATCTCAGACATGCCTGGAGTGGCAACGGACCCAGGTAGGAAAGGCAGCTCCCGATGACTACGTGGCAATCTCATACAAATACAGTCCCGCCGGATAAATCCTTCTCAGCCGTTCAGGGCATCCAGC contains:
- a CDS encoding DUF1552 domain-containing protein codes for the protein MRRLGRRQFTAGIGATLLASPLVRLLNGEAQAATPTVAKRLIVFFTPNGTVHKHWRPTGTETSFTFAAGSILEPLNRLRSKLLVCDGLDFVGADNHDPGMAHMLTGSGTASSATAGMSIDQYIANKLGQGSRFKSLEFGVQTSLWGSSRSTRMSYSAPGVFVSPEDVPLNAYQRLFGTAGSSSGEAERLLRRRKSMLDVARTDLSALSTQVGSEERIKLEQHIEALRQTEQALAAASTTACSPGQAPAIIDAKANANFPTVGKMQMDLLVNALACGMTRVASLQWAHTIAPQVFTWAGASEAHHELSHKVDSNTAGVASFVKCERWFAEQFAYLIDALQARPDLSSTTGGTLLDSTIVVWAKELGDSRLHTCRSVPFILAGGSGTPFRFGRYLRYSSAPHQKLLTSVCQGMGLTLDTFGDASRSTGPLDGLV